The following proteins are co-located in the Phyllostomus discolor isolate MPI-MPIP mPhyDis1 chromosome 1, mPhyDis1.pri.v3, whole genome shotgun sequence genome:
- the BCL2L10 gene encoding bcl-2-like protein 10, which translates to MGDELRQRTEQLLADYLGYCARVPGTAGRRPSTPEAALLRCLALRLRLRYHLSRSRYRGYQGNRLQVVANVAQKMVRQSGFPSWGKVVALVTFAGILLERPPARHAWELKEWEADVGPDCRRLVAFLCDWLTVEHRAWLEAHSGWDGFCRFFASRMIFPWSSLLVRVLLSCFISTILNYMWTKLL; encoded by the exons ATGGGGGACGAGTTGAGGCAGCGCACCGAGCAGCTGCTGGCCGACTACCTGGGATACTGCGCCCGGGTGCCCGGCACCGCCGGGCGGCGGCCGTCCACGCCCGAGGCCGCCTTGCTGCGCTGCTTGGCCCTGCGGTTACGGCTGCGTTACCACCTCAGTAGGTCCCGCTACCGCGGGTATCAGGGAAACCGCCTGCAGGTGGTGGCGAATGTGGCACAGAAGATGGTCCGACAAAGCGGATTCCCCAGCTGGGGCAAGGTGGTGGCGCTCGTGACTTTCGCGGGGATCCTGCTGGAGAGACCGCCGGCAAGGCACGCGTGGGAACTGAAGGAGTGGGAGGCAGACGTTGGCCCGGACTGCCGGAGGCTGGTGGCCTTTCTGTGCGATTGGCTCACCGTGGAGCACCGCGCCTGGCTGGAGGCACACAGCGGCTGG GACGGCTTCTGTCGCTTCTTCGCATCCAGAATGATCTTTCCTTGGAGTTCACTGCTGGTCCGGGTTCTTCTCTCATGCTTTATATCAACAATATTAAACTATATGTGGACAAAATTATTGTGA